One Halanaerobium hydrogeniformans genomic window, GAAGGGACAATATTATCAAATGGTAAAAAAACTTTTGAGAAAAACAAGCTGAACACTAAAACAGTAACAAGCCAGGTTGGAAATGCTAAACATGATGCAGTCATCACAGATTTTTATAAGAAAAACGATTCAGGTGTTGAGATAAGAATCTTTAAAGCAGGTAACGAGGTAGGGATGTTCAACAGAGATTATGAATTCCTGTTAGATTACGGAGAAAAATACAAAGCTAAAGATAATAAAAATCCGCTGTTCATCCTGGATAAAAAGGATGATGTAAAAGCTGTCATAATGCCTGTTTTAGATAGGGGTGATACACCAATAAAGCAAATGCTCAGCAATTTGGTTAAAAAGAGCTATTTAAAGAACAAGATAGCCTAGTAGGTAGTAAAAACTAAGGAGGTAAGCATGGAAGCCGTTAAACTAAAGCCAGAGCTTAAAGCCAGAAAAAAAGAAAGTGAGCATTTTGTAATAGATAATGATTCTAAAGCTAACTGGGCTTTAAGAAAGATCAAACATTTAAAAAAGAAAAAGAAAGAAAATAAAGAGTTTGCAAAAAGCGAGATTGAAGCTATTCAAAAAGAAATAGACGAGATAAGTGAGTGGTTGGAAAGTGAAAACAGCAGCTTAGATAATGATATAGACTATATGGAGGGGATGCTTAGAATTTACGGTGAGCAGCTAAAGGATCAAGATCCAGAGTTGAAAACTCACAAGCTCCCATTCGGCCAGCTGCAGTTTAGAAAACAGAGG contains:
- a CDS encoding host-nuclease inhibitor Gam family protein encodes the protein MEAVKLKPELKARKKESEHFVIDNDSKANWALRKIKHLKKKKKENKEFAKSEIEAIQKEIDEISEWLESENSSLDNDIDYMEGMLRIYGEQLKDQDPELKTHKLPFGQLQFRKQRDKWKYDDQKLLEFAERNLKDTIKIKKKVDKRKLKSKVKVVGTKAVVADTGEVIDGITVLKRGEKFKVKIKE